A genomic stretch from Mya arenaria isolate MELC-2E11 chromosome 10, ASM2691426v1 includes:
- the LOC128205040 gene encoding perlucin-like protein: MNIPIILIILIVGTEGACMDGWVHYEDSCYLIGHTDLSFIDAQRYCQSHGANLVNLETPKENTFLKGYLSDLKDSKHWIGLTDEITEGVWKQYPSEELVTFTDWGTHQPNNGKTSNCAAYWESFGYHWVDEPCTSHYKALCEMPFEAEHIVG; the protein is encoded by the exons ATGAACATTccgattattttaataattcttatAG ttgGCACTGAGGGCGCTTGCATGGACGGATGGGTTCATTACGAAGACTCGTGTTACCTCATTGGACATACAGATCTGTCTTTTATAGATGCTCAG AGATACTGTCAGAGTCATGGGGCGAACCTAGTCAATTTAGAAACCCCAAAAGAGAACACGTTTCTAAAGGGTTATCTTTCAGATCTGAAAG ATTCGAAGCATTGGATTGGGCTTACTGACGAAATAACGGAGGGTGTGTGGAAGCAATATCCGTCAGAAGAGCTTGTGACCTTCACCGACTGGGGAACTCACCAGCCGAACAACGGCAAAACATCGAACTGTGCAGCTTATTGGGAGTCATTTGGATACCACTGGGTTGACGAACCGTGCACATCACACTATAAGGCTCTTTGCGAAATGCC